From Aquila chrysaetos chrysaetos chromosome 3, bAquChr1.4, whole genome shotgun sequence, the proteins below share one genomic window:
- the IDI1 gene encoding isopentenyl-diphosphate Delta-isomerase 1 isoform X2: MWRVLRPAVAVGRRGAAVPQGCCCRRRRQPLASAAGLCGGKARAERVPAAITMPEVNTDHLDEQQVQLLAEMCILIDENDNKIGADTKKNCHLNENIDKGLLHRAFSVFLFNTENKLLLQQRSNAKITFPDCFTNTCCSHPLSYPLELEENNAIGVRRAAQRRLKAELGIPMEQVTPEEISYLTRIHYKAKSDGIWGEHEIDYILFVQKDVTLNPDPNEIQSYCYVTQKELKQLLDKASKNEVKITPWFKLIAETFLFKWWDNLPNLNKFVDHEKIHRM; this comes from the exons ATGTGGCGCGTGCTGCGCCCGGCCGTTGCTGtgggccgccgcggggccgccgtCCCTCAGGGGTGttgctgccgccgccgccgccagccgcTCGCGTCCGCCGCCGGCCTCTGCGGGGGGAAGGCCCGGGCCGAGAG AGTGCCTGCTGCCATCACGATGCCTGAAGTAAACACAGATCACCTGGATGAGCAGCAGGTGCAGCTCTTGGCAGAGATGTGCATCCTTATCGATGAAAATGATAATAAGATTGGAGCGGATACCAAGAAAAACTGTCACTTGAATGAAAACATTGATAAAG gtttaCTGCACCgagctttcagtgttttcttatttaatacagaaaataaactgttgctgcagcagaggtcaaatgcaaaaattacatttccag ATTGTTTTACCAACACTTGTTGCAGTCATCCTCTAAGCTATCCActagaactggaagaaaataatgccATTGGTGTTCGGAGAGCAGCACAGAGACGACTCAAAGCAGAGTTAGGAATTCCCATGGAGCAG GTAACTCCCGAAGAAATCTCCTATCTGACACGAATTCACTACAAGGCCAAGTCTGATGGGATCTGGGGTGAACATGAGATAGACTATATCTTATTTGTACAGAAGGATGTAACGCTGAATCCCGATCCTAATGAGATCCAAAGCTACTGCTACGTGACacagaaagaactgaaacagCTCTTGGACAAAGCCTCCAAGAATGAAGTTAAGATTACTCCGTGGTTTAAACTAATTGCAGAgacctttctttttaagtggTGGGATAACTTGCCTAACTTGAACAAATTTGTTGATCATGAAAAAATACACCGAATGTAA
- the IDI1 gene encoding isopentenyl-diphosphate Delta-isomerase 1 isoform X1 yields the protein MWRVLRPAVAVGRRGAAVPQGCCCRRRRQPLASAAGLCGGKARAESRVPAAITMPEVNTDHLDEQQVQLLAEMCILIDENDNKIGADTKKNCHLNENIDKGLLHRAFSVFLFNTENKLLLQQRSNAKITFPDCFTNTCCSHPLSYPLELEENNAIGVRRAAQRRLKAELGIPMEQVTPEEISYLTRIHYKAKSDGIWGEHEIDYILFVQKDVTLNPDPNEIQSYCYVTQKELKQLLDKASKNEVKITPWFKLIAETFLFKWWDNLPNLNKFVDHEKIHRM from the exons ATGTGGCGCGTGCTGCGCCCGGCCGTTGCTGtgggccgccgcggggccgccgtCCCTCAGGGGTGttgctgccgccgccgccgccagccgcTCGCGTCCGCCGCCGGCCTCTGCGGGGGGAAGGCCCGGGCCGAGAG TAGAGTGCCTGCTGCCATCACGATGCCTGAAGTAAACACAGATCACCTGGATGAGCAGCAGGTGCAGCTCTTGGCAGAGATGTGCATCCTTATCGATGAAAATGATAATAAGATTGGAGCGGATACCAAGAAAAACTGTCACTTGAATGAAAACATTGATAAAG gtttaCTGCACCgagctttcagtgttttcttatttaatacagaaaataaactgttgctgcagcagaggtcaaatgcaaaaattacatttccag ATTGTTTTACCAACACTTGTTGCAGTCATCCTCTAAGCTATCCActagaactggaagaaaataatgccATTGGTGTTCGGAGAGCAGCACAGAGACGACTCAAAGCAGAGTTAGGAATTCCCATGGAGCAG GTAACTCCCGAAGAAATCTCCTATCTGACACGAATTCACTACAAGGCCAAGTCTGATGGGATCTGGGGTGAACATGAGATAGACTATATCTTATTTGTACAGAAGGATGTAACGCTGAATCCCGATCCTAATGAGATCCAAAGCTACTGCTACGTGACacagaaagaactgaaacagCTCTTGGACAAAGCCTCCAAGAATGAAGTTAAGATTACTCCGTGGTTTAAACTAATTGCAGAgacctttctttttaagtggTGGGATAACTTGCCTAACTTGAACAAATTTGTTGATCATGAAAAAATACACCGAATGTAA